A single Pedobacter sp. PACM 27299 DNA region contains:
- a CDS encoding 2-C-methyl-D-erythritol 4-phosphate cytidylyltransferase, whose product MKYYAIIVAGGSGSRMQSDIAKQFLLLNGKPILMHTLEAFANTELQPELLLVLNIHQHQYWEELCRRHSFTVKHSVIKGGDQRFHSVKNGLKAIKGKGIVAIHDAVRPLVSADLILRSFHAAEVNGNAVAAVKATDSVRSINIEGKTEALNRENLLMIQTPQTFVVELLRKAYQQPFRNEFTDDASVVEHSGYPIHVIEGNRENIKITYPEDLEIAAIFIKKGL is encoded by the coding sequence ATGAAATATTACGCAATTATAGTCGCAGGAGGTTCCGGATCGAGAATGCAGAGCGATATCGCGAAGCAGTTTTTGCTGCTGAATGGCAAACCGATCCTGATGCATACCCTGGAGGCTTTTGCGAACACTGAATTGCAGCCAGAATTATTACTTGTTTTAAACATCCACCAGCATCAGTACTGGGAAGAACTCTGCAGACGCCACAGCTTCACCGTTAAGCATTCGGTAATCAAGGGTGGGGATCAGCGCTTTCACTCCGTTAAAAACGGTTTAAAGGCCATTAAAGGCAAAGGAATCGTAGCCATCCATGATGCAGTACGCCCTTTAGTCTCTGCCGACCTTATTTTACGTTCTTTTCATGCTGCAGAAGTGAATGGCAATGCAGTGGCAGCTGTTAAAGCTACAGACTCTGTGCGCAGCATCAATATCGAAGGAAAGACGGAGGCATTGAACAGGGAAAACCTGCTGATGATCCAAACCCCGCAAACCTTTGTAGTAGAGCTCTTAAGGAAAGCGTACCAGCAGCCTTTCAGAAATGAATTTACAGATGATGCTTCGGTAGTAGAACATTCCGGGTACCCTATCCATGTCATTGAAGGCAATCGTGAAAACATCAAGATCACCTATCCTGAAGACCTGGAGATCGCGGCTATTTTTATAAAGAAAGGCCTCTGA
- the queA gene encoding tRNA preQ1(34) S-adenosylmethionine ribosyltransferase-isomerase QueA, giving the protein MKLSQFKFNLPESLVANNPSEHRDEARLMVLHKDSGKIEHKIFKDVLSYFDDQDVMILNNTKVFPARLYGNKEKTGATIEVFLLRELNKELRLWDVLVDPARKIRVGNKLYFGDDDLLVAEVVDNTTSRGRTIRFLFDGTDEEFRKNIEILGETPLPKYIKRKATAQDKERYQTIFAKHEGAVAAPTAGLHFSRELMKRLELKGINFAEVTLHVGLGTFRSVEVEDLTKHKMDSEQFIIEQKDADIVNKAIEEKRRICAVGTTSMRAIESAVSSGRMLKPANDWTSKFIFPPYDFSIANSMITNFHTPESTLLMMVSAFGGYDYVRNAYEVALKEKYRFYSYGDAMLII; this is encoded by the coding sequence ATGAAGTTATCTCAATTTAAGTTTAATCTACCTGAATCATTAGTTGCCAATAATCCTTCAGAGCATAGGGACGAAGCCCGTTTAATGGTTTTGCATAAAGATAGTGGCAAAATTGAACATAAAATATTCAAGGATGTTTTAAGTTATTTTGACGATCAGGATGTCATGATTTTAAATAACACTAAAGTTTTTCCTGCGCGTTTATATGGCAATAAAGAAAAGACTGGTGCAACGATTGAAGTGTTTTTACTACGCGAACTGAATAAAGAATTGCGTTTATGGGACGTTTTAGTAGATCCTGCACGTAAAATTCGTGTTGGAAACAAGTTATATTTCGGTGATGACGACTTATTAGTTGCTGAAGTAGTAGACAATACCACTTCCCGCGGACGTACTATTCGTTTCTTATTTGACGGTACTGACGAAGAGTTCAGAAAAAACATTGAAATTCTAGGAGAAACTCCACTTCCAAAATACATCAAGCGTAAAGCTACTGCTCAGGATAAAGAGCGTTACCAAACGATCTTCGCTAAGCATGAAGGTGCGGTTGCAGCTCCAACAGCGGGATTACACTTCAGCAGAGAGTTGATGAAACGTCTGGAATTGAAAGGCATCAACTTTGCGGAAGTAACTTTACACGTAGGTTTAGGTACTTTCAGATCGGTAGAAGTGGAAGACTTAACGAAACACAAAATGGATTCTGAGCAATTCATCATTGAGCAGAAGGATGCGGACATCGTGAACAAGGCGATTGAAGAAAAAAGAAGAATCTGTGCGGTAGGAACTACTTCTATGCGTGCGATTGAATCTGCTGTTTCTTCAGGAAGAATGTTAAAACCAGCAAACGACTGGACGAGTAAATTCATCTTCCCTCCTTATGATTTCAGCATTGCAAATTCAATGATCACCAACTTCCACACCCCTGAATCTACCCTATTGATGATGGTAAGTGCCTTTGGTGGTTACGATTACGTAAGAAATGCTTATGAAGTAGCTTTAAAAGAAAAATATCGTTTCTACAGTTATGGAGATGCGATGTTGATCATCTAA
- a CDS encoding ABC transporter permease, which translates to MIILRLIGESFRFALDALRQNKTRTMLSLLGITIGIFTIIFVFSAVDTLRGKLQASIDKLGSSTVFVQKWPWGGFGDYPWWKYVNRPEPSLRDYEGLRDRLEYVEGVSYEISANARTIKYRSNSVEGGSIRAASQDFNKTWNLDFQEGRYFTENEGKSGAPVVIIGADIADGLFNGDQAVGKAISVMGRRLTVVGVFKKEGEDMMGMSQDKNVLMPLNFAKGIMDVESDRYDPTITVRGKSYVALDEVESEIRGALRAIRRTKPGAEDDFALNKSTIASNQLDQMFGVVDIAGWVIGGFSILVGGFGIANIMFVSVKERTNIIGIQKSLGAKNYFILLQFLFEAIALCLLGGAFGLLLVYLLTVGLTAGGFEMTLFMKNIVLGFTISVVIGVISGFWPAYSASRLDPVEAIRS; encoded by the coding sequence ATGATTATTCTCAGACTAATAGGCGAAAGTTTTCGGTTTGCACTAGATGCGCTACGCCAAAATAAAACGCGTACCATGCTTTCCTTATTGGGGATTACCATCGGTATCTTCACCATTATCTTCGTCTTCTCCGCAGTAGATACCCTTAGAGGTAAGTTACAAGCCAGTATCGATAAATTAGGATCCAGTACGGTATTCGTACAAAAATGGCCATGGGGTGGATTCGGCGATTATCCATGGTGGAAATATGTGAACAGACCAGAACCCTCATTGAGAGATTATGAAGGATTGAGAGATCGTCTGGAGTATGTAGAAGGAGTCTCCTATGAGATTTCTGCCAATGCCAGAACGATAAAATATAGAAGTAACTCCGTAGAAGGTGGTTCCATCAGAGCCGCATCGCAGGATTTTAATAAAACATGGAATCTCGATTTTCAAGAGGGAAGGTACTTTACCGAAAATGAAGGTAAATCTGGTGCGCCAGTCGTAATTATTGGTGCCGATATTGCCGATGGACTCTTCAATGGAGATCAGGCCGTAGGGAAAGCAATTTCTGTCATGGGAAGAAGGCTAACCGTAGTTGGCGTATTTAAGAAAGAAGGAGAGGATATGATGGGCATGTCGCAGGATAAAAATGTACTGATGCCCCTCAATTTTGCCAAAGGGATTATGGATGTCGAAAGTGATAGGTATGATCCAACCATTACCGTAAGAGGGAAATCTTATGTGGCACTGGACGAAGTGGAAAGTGAAATCAGAGGTGCCTTAAGAGCAATCCGTAGGACGAAACCAGGTGCAGAAGATGATTTTGCACTGAACAAAAGTACCATAGCATCTAATCAGTTAGATCAGATGTTCGGTGTAGTCGATATCGCTGGCTGGGTAATCGGTGGCTTCTCGATTCTAGTAGGAGGCTTCGGTATCGCTAACATTATGTTCGTCTCCGTTAAAGAAAGAACCAATATTATCGGTATTCAGAAGTCGCTGGGCGCAAAGAATTACTTTATTCTGCTGCAGTTCCTGTTTGAAGCGATCGCATTGTGTTTGCTGGGAGGAGCGTTTGGACTGTTGCTGGTCTATTTGCTGACCGTAGGATTGACCGCAGGCGGTTTTGAAATGACGTTGTTTATGAAGAATATCGTGTTAGGATTTACGATTTCGGTGGTGATTGGGGTGATTTCTGGATTTTGGCCGGCGTATTCGGCGTCGAGATTGGACCCTGTTGAAGCAATTCGCTCCTAA